In Acidobacteriota bacterium, the following are encoded in one genomic region:
- a CDS encoding amidohydrolase family protein, whose product MRARAQTQRTAAPSGPRADWLALTDEAVVEPELPIIDPHHHLWDRPGNRYLLEELLEDTNTHNVRQTVFVECTSMYRADGPEELRIVGETEFVQGVAAMSASGQYGETRVATGIVGSADLLLGDRVAPVLEAQIAASPQRFRGVRHRAAWAEPPVVARRPTGPEHLLLDPEFRRGYAHLRPYGLTFEGWLYHTHIADLADLADAFPDTTIIFNHLGGPIGIGPYAGRHDEVFEVWRPAVTELARRPNVVAKVGGIQMVVNGYGWHERDRPPTSDELLEANGDWYRHIIEAFGPQRCMFESNFPVDKLSCSYTVLWNQFKKLTRGFSADERAAMFHDTALRVYRLPRV is encoded by the coding sequence ATGCGCGCTCGTGCCCAGACCCAGCGCACGGCGGCGCCGAGCGGTCCTCGCGCCGACTGGCTGGCGCTGACCGACGAGGCCGTGGTGGAACCGGAGCTGCCCATCATCGACCCGCACCACCACCTGTGGGATCGCCCTGGCAACCGCTACCTGTTGGAGGAGTTGCTCGAGGACACGAACACGCACAACGTCCGTCAAACCGTCTTCGTCGAGTGCACGTCGATGTATCGGGCGGACGGTCCGGAGGAGCTCCGTATCGTGGGCGAGACGGAGTTCGTGCAGGGCGTCGCCGCCATGAGCGCGAGCGGCCAGTACGGTGAAACCCGGGTGGCGACCGGGATCGTGGGGTCGGCCGACCTGCTCCTCGGCGACCGCGTGGCGCCGGTGCTCGAGGCGCAGATCGCGGCCAGCCCGCAGCGCTTCCGGGGCGTCCGCCATCGGGCCGCCTGGGCGGAGCCGCCCGTCGTGGCGCGGCGTCCGACCGGACCCGAGCATCTGCTTCTCGATCCCGAGTTCCGTCGTGGCTACGCGCACCTGCGCCCCTACGGACTCACGTTCGAGGGCTGGCTCTATCACACCCACATTGCAGACCTGGCCGACCTCGCGGATGCGTTCCCCGACACGACCATCATCTTCAACCACCTCGGCGGGCCCATCGGGATCGGGCCCTACGCCGGACGCCATGACGAGGTCTTCGAGGTCTGGAGGCCAGCCGTGACCGAGCTGGCCCGACGTCCGAACGTGGTGGCGAAGGTGGGTGGGATCCAGATGGTCGTTAACGGCTACGGCTGGCACGAGCGCGACCGGCCGCCGACCTCGGACGAGTTGCTCGAGGCCAACGGCGACTGGTATCGCCACATCATCGAGGCGTTCGGGCCGCAGCGCTGCATGTTCGAGAGCAACTTCCCGGTCGACAAACTGTCGTGCTCGTACACCGTGCTCTGGAACCAGTTCAAGAAGCTGACGCGGGGGTTCTCGGCCGACGAGCGGGCGGCGATGTTCCACGACACCGCGTTACGGGTCTACCGGCTCCCGCGGGTCTGA
- a CDS encoding PQQ-binding-like beta-propeller repeat protein, translating into MRFAIRRRLSLRRSRIAAGAFAAFAVTALLAAPALAQAPDRSPAADWPTYNRDLAGTRYSPLDQINTSNVGELQEVWSYRFHPEDGFIEGPSPAELFQQVTPIVVDGVMYLAAGNRVVALRPETGEEIWRHELSEGLASFRGVAYGPATDAHEARIYFTSLSKVIALKAATGERDAAFGDGGEAALRIPYTGVPVIYDDTLILGSSAFGPGQLHIAPHLNQPRGGGEPTRAWPRAIDATTGALLWEFPTLPTENDFGSETWGNQSWRNRIGNNVWAFTLTVDEERGLVYMPVSSPGSNFYGGDRPGSNLFANSTIAIDIRSGELAWYFQNIHRELWDYNLPPAPGLLDIERDGEVIPAVAQVGKSGWMFILNRVTGEPIHGIEERPVPVGDVPGEQYSPTQPFPLAPPAVSRVSVGPDDIVTPDDTTPEHAAACRELWDTVGYYNDGPYTPIRYRQEGTPPSLVFPGTGGGVNWNGTAYDPELGYLFVNSKDAPISGWMVENEEYGPGVEDQVAFVREAGPPFEAPIFDAAGERLGALPCFKPPWASLYAVHAASGEIAWQVPLGIDELLPEGKQRVGSRNVGGAIVTAGGLVFIGATVDRRFRAFDSRTGEELWTVAFDYNVEAVPITYAGSDGRQYVAANVSAPASGEPRGNERLVVFALP; encoded by the coding sequence ATGCGATTCGCTATCCGAAGACGGTTGTCGCTGCGTCGATCGAGGATTGCTGCCGGGGCCTTCGCGGCGTTCGCGGTGACGGCGCTGCTTGCGGCCCCGGCACTGGCCCAGGCACCCGACCGGAGCCCCGCCGCGGACTGGCCGACCTACAACCGCGACCTGGCGGGGACACGCTACTCGCCCCTCGACCAGATCAACACCAGCAACGTCGGCGAGCTGCAGGAAGTCTGGTCGTACCGCTTCCATCCCGAGGACGGCTTCATCGAAGGCCCGAGTCCGGCGGAGCTCTTCCAGCAGGTCACGCCCATCGTGGTGGACGGCGTCATGTACCTGGCCGCCGGCAACCGCGTGGTCGCCCTGCGGCCGGAGACCGGCGAGGAGATCTGGCGGCACGAGCTGAGCGAGGGGCTGGCGTCGTTCCGCGGCGTCGCCTACGGGCCGGCCACCGACGCCCACGAGGCCCGCATCTATTTCACCAGCCTGTCGAAGGTCATCGCTCTGAAGGCGGCGACCGGCGAGCGCGACGCCGCGTTCGGCGACGGGGGAGAGGCGGCGCTGCGCATCCCCTACACCGGCGTGCCGGTTATCTACGACGACACCCTGATCCTCGGATCGAGCGCCTTCGGACCGGGGCAGCTGCACATCGCGCCCCACTTGAACCAGCCGCGGGGCGGGGGAGAGCCTACGCGGGCCTGGCCGCGGGCTATCGACGCGACGACCGGCGCCCTGCTCTGGGAATTCCCGACCCTGCCCACGGAGAACGACTTCGGCAGCGAGACGTGGGGCAACCAGAGCTGGCGCAACCGCATCGGAAACAACGTGTGGGCGTTCACGCTCACCGTCGACGAAGAGCGGGGCCTCGTCTACATGCCCGTCAGCAGTCCCGGCTCGAACTTCTATGGCGGCGACCGCCCCGGTTCCAACCTCTTCGCCAACTCGACCATCGCCATCGACATCCGGAGCGGCGAGCTCGCGTGGTACTTCCAGAACATCCACCGCGAGCTGTGGGACTACAACCTGCCGCCGGCGCCCGGCCTGCTCGACATCGAGCGCGACGGCGAGGTCATTCCCGCCGTCGCACAGGTCGGCAAGTCGGGCTGGATGTTCATCCTGAACCGGGTGACCGGCGAGCCGATCCACGGGATCGAGGAGCGGCCGGTGCCCGTCGGCGACGTGCCCGGCGAGCAGTACTCGCCGACCCAGCCCTTTCCCCTCGCGCCGCCCGCGGTCTCGCGGGTCAGCGTCGGCCCCGACGACATCGTGACGCCCGACGACACCACTCCAGAACACGCGGCCGCCTGCCGCGAGCTGTGGGACACCGTCGGCTACTACAACGACGGGCCGTACACGCCCATCCGGTACCGGCAGGAAGGCACGCCGCCGTCGCTCGTATTCCCCGGCACCGGCGGCGGCGTGAACTGGAACGGGACCGCCTACGATCCCGAGCTCGGCTACCTCTTCGTCAACTCCAAGGACGCGCCGATCAGCGGCTGGATGGTGGAGAACGAAGAGTACGGTCCCGGCGTCGAGGACCAGGTGGCTTTCGTCCGCGAGGCCGGCCCGCCGTTCGAGGCCCCCATCTTCGACGCGGCCGGCGAGCGGCTCGGTGCGCTGCCCTGCTTCAAGCCGCCCTGGGCGAGCCTCTACGCGGTCCACGCGGCCAGCGGCGAGATCGCGTGGCAGGTGCCGCTGGGCATCGACGAGCTCCTGCCCGAGGGCAAGCAGCGCGTCGGCAGCCGGAACGTCGGCGGCGCCATCGTCACCGCGGGCGGCCTCGTGTTCATTGGCGCGACCGTCGACCGCCGCTTCCGGGCGTTCGACTCCCGCACCGGCGAGGAGCTGTGGACGGTCGCGTTCGACTACAACGTCGAGGCGGTCCCCATCACCTACGCGGGCAGCGACGGAAGACAGTACGTGGCGGCGAACGTCTCGGCGCCGGCCAGCGGCGAGCCGCGCGGGAACGAGCGGCTGGTAGTTTTCGCGCTGCCTTGA
- a CDS encoding single-stranded DNA-binding protein — protein MDVLVAVAEKLQERTRPLRFDGPVSHVYAPLDYAWAPHRMYLERYGRGPREILFVGMNPGPFGMAQTGVPFGDVTMVRDWLGIEAPVGRPEREHPRRPVLGFGIGRGEVSGARLWGWARDRFGTPERFFRRAFVWNYCPLCFVDDGGRNVTPDKLRPREARERLFAICDEALAATVEHLRPAVVVGVGRFAADRARPIAEAAGARCGAAPHPSPASPAANRGWPGIFDAALRELDVDI, from the coding sequence ATGGACGTCCTCGTAGCGGTTGCCGAAAAACTGCAGGAAAGGACCCGCCCCCTCCGGTTCGACGGCCCCGTCTCCCACGTGTATGCCCCGCTCGACTACGCCTGGGCGCCGCACCGCATGTACCTGGAGCGCTACGGGCGCGGGCCGCGGGAGATTCTCTTCGTCGGCATGAATCCCGGCCCGTTCGGAATGGCGCAGACCGGCGTGCCGTTCGGGGACGTGACGATGGTGCGGGACTGGCTCGGCATCGAGGCGCCGGTGGGGCGGCCGGAGCGCGAACATCCGCGGCGGCCCGTGCTCGGCTTCGGGATTGGTCGGGGAGAAGTGAGCGGCGCGCGTCTCTGGGGCTGGGCCCGGGACCGTTTCGGGACGCCGGAGCGCTTCTTTCGGCGCGCCTTCGTGTGGAACTACTGTCCCCTGTGTTTCGTCGACGACGGCGGGCGCAACGTCACCCCCGACAAGCTGCGTCCCCGCGAGGCGCGCGAGCGGCTGTTCGCGATCTGCGACGAGGCGCTGGCCGCGACGGTGGAGCACCTGCGGCCCGCCGTGGTGGTGGGCGTCGGCCGGTTCGCGGCCGACCGCGCCCGCCCGATCGCGGAAGCGGCCGGCGCACGATGCGGCGCCGCGCCCCATCCGAGCCCGGCCAGCCCGGCCGCGAACCGTGGTTGGCCTGGGATCTTCGACGCCGCCCTTCGCGAGCTGGATGTCGACATATAG
- a CDS encoding ABC transporter permease, which produces MRWVGAARSLLRRLLFREEAEQRMDEEFRFHLDMETERLVRETGVDPREARRRARAKFGSVEAHKDAVRDGWAWLSGLQFGRDVRDSIRSLAKRPAFAAVAILSLALGIGANAAVFSAINSLLLRDPPFREPDRLVRVTSVRGDADGGALAVPELDDLLALPVIEDAAMYTDQGMYNASGFGTPEELQATITTHNLFRLLGIEPLVGSTFPASFDRTRSFGLVISHGLWVRKFNRDPNIVGRSMTLDGAPGYTIHGVMPPAFNFPSHSDLFRSAGIAPDPQSYRRRDVRERYVLARLAPGVGLERARDAIDDLAHRLEREFPATNAGLGFRVTPLREMYSGQIRPYVLLLFGAVALVLAVACANVANLLLSRAIARHREMAERAALGAGRWRVIPAIQGDSIVLALGGAAVGAVLALAGVRVLTRLVPVQLPPWMQIDVDVHVAAFLMSVAVLTALVTGLMPAVRIASQQPYAALKEGTRGSSEGVQHRLPRTLLVVGEVALAVVLVAGASLMLQSVWRLTSVDRGFDTANTLTFRVELGWAAYDTFEKERAFHDRVVSRFRELPGVTAVTFDDNLPMGGAPRAPVAIRVTGQGPDDEVRNPYVNHHSVGPDYFEVMDIAIRRGRAFDDRDRFDTLPTAVVSQRLADRLWPGGDPIGQRLQLESTGRPHVWWTVVGVSAPVLHHELDGEPGFELYRAQAQVGTRGPYYVIRTRGDPMIIARAATAIVGETDPNQSFLDVQTYDRRVENRIWQRRLAGALFGSFAALALVLAAVGLYGVLSYIVSHQTRDIGVRRALGATSDGIVREILARGLRPAIAGIVLGLVLVVAFGRLIAGMLYAVSPVDPLTLVLAPTLLLAIAALACYVPARRATRVDPIVALRTE; this is translated from the coding sequence ATGCGGTGGGTGGGCGCCGCCCGCTCCCTTCTCCGCCGTCTGCTGTTTCGTGAAGAGGCCGAGCAGCGGATGGACGAGGAGTTCCGCTTCCATCTCGACATGGAAACGGAGCGATTGGTGCGCGAGACGGGAGTCGACCCGCGGGAAGCGCGCCGACGGGCGCGCGCCAAGTTTGGCAGCGTCGAAGCGCACAAGGACGCGGTGCGTGACGGTTGGGCCTGGCTGTCCGGGCTCCAGTTCGGTCGCGACGTCCGCGACAGCATTCGGTCCCTGGCCAAGCGCCCGGCGTTCGCGGCCGTTGCCATTCTCTCGCTGGCGCTCGGCATCGGCGCGAACGCCGCCGTTTTCAGCGCCATTAACAGTCTGCTGCTGCGGGATCCGCCGTTCAGAGAGCCCGATCGGCTCGTGCGCGTGACGAGCGTCCGCGGCGACGCGGACGGCGGCGCGCTGGCAGTGCCAGAGCTGGATGATCTGCTGGCGCTTCCGGTGATCGAGGACGCCGCGATGTACACCGATCAGGGCATGTACAACGCCAGCGGCTTCGGGACACCTGAAGAGTTGCAAGCGACGATCACGACCCATAATCTCTTTCGCCTGCTCGGGATCGAGCCGCTCGTCGGATCGACGTTTCCCGCCAGCTTCGATCGCACCCGCAGCTTCGGACTCGTCATCAGCCACGGCCTGTGGGTGCGCAAGTTCAACCGGGACCCGAATATCGTCGGGCGATCGATGACGCTCGACGGCGCGCCCGGCTACACGATTCACGGGGTGATGCCGCCCGCGTTCAACTTTCCATCGCATTCCGATCTCTTCCGCAGCGCCGGTATCGCGCCCGACCCGCAGTCGTATCGGCGGCGTGACGTCCGCGAGCGGTACGTCCTTGCGCGCCTTGCGCCCGGTGTCGGCCTCGAGCGAGCGCGAGACGCCATCGATGACCTGGCGCACCGGCTCGAGCGCGAATTCCCAGCCACCAATGCCGGCCTCGGCTTTCGCGTCACCCCGCTTCGCGAAATGTACTCCGGTCAGATCCGGCCGTACGTGCTGCTGCTGTTCGGCGCCGTGGCGCTGGTCCTGGCCGTCGCGTGCGCCAACGTGGCGAACCTCCTGCTGTCGCGCGCGATCGCGCGCCACCGTGAGATGGCCGAGCGCGCGGCCCTGGGAGCGGGTCGCTGGCGCGTCATCCCTGCAATCCAGGGTGACAGCATCGTCCTCGCCCTTGGCGGCGCGGCCGTGGGAGCGGTACTGGCGCTCGCCGGCGTTCGGGTGCTGACGAGGCTGGTCCCGGTCCAGCTTCCTCCGTGGATGCAGATCGACGTGGACGTGCACGTGGCGGCTTTTCTCATGAGCGTCGCGGTGCTGACAGCACTAGTCACCGGGCTCATGCCGGCGGTCCGTATCGCCTCGCAGCAGCCGTACGCCGCACTTAAGGAGGGCACAAGAGGATCGTCAGAAGGCGTCCAACACCGTCTGCCGCGGACGCTGCTCGTCGTGGGAGAGGTCGCACTCGCGGTGGTCCTCGTCGCCGGCGCCAGCCTGATGCTGCAGAGCGTCTGGCGCCTCACTAGCGTCGATCGCGGGTTCGACACGGCGAACACGCTGACGTTTCGGGTCGAGTTGGGGTGGGCGGCGTACGACACGTTCGAGAAGGAGCGTGCGTTTCACGATCGTGTCGTGTCGCGGTTCCGTGAGCTGCCCGGGGTGACGGCGGTGACCTTCGACGACAACTTGCCGATGGGCGGCGCGCCGCGCGCGCCGGTGGCCATACGCGTCACCGGACAAGGTCCGGACGATGAGGTCAGAAATCCGTACGTCAACCACCACTCGGTCGGACCGGACTACTTCGAGGTGATGGACATCGCCATCCGCCGGGGACGCGCCTTCGACGATCGGGACCGATTCGACACGCTTCCAACGGCCGTGGTCAGCCAACGTCTCGCCGACCGGCTCTGGCCCGGTGGCGATCCAATCGGCCAACGGCTGCAACTCGAGAGCACGGGGCGACCGCATGTCTGGTGGACGGTGGTCGGCGTATCGGCCCCAGTACTCCACCACGAGCTCGACGGCGAGCCGGGATTCGAGCTCTATCGCGCGCAGGCCCAGGTCGGGACCAGGGGTCCGTACTACGTCATTCGCACCAGGGGCGATCCGATGATCATCGCCCGGGCGGCGACGGCGATTGTCGGGGAGACGGATCCCAACCAGTCGTTCCTGGACGTGCAGACCTATGACCGTCGAGTCGAGAATCGAATCTGGCAACGTCGTCTCGCCGGTGCGCTGTTCGGCAGCTTCGCGGCGCTGGCGCTCGTGTTGGCCGCCGTCGGTCTCTACGGCGTGCTGTCGTACATCGTGAGCCACCAGACGCGCGACATCGGTGTCCGCCGGGCGCTCGGTGCGACGTCCGACGGCATCGTCCGCGAGATCCTCGCCCGCGGCTTGAGACCAGCCATTGCGGGTATCGTCCTGGGGCTCGTGCTCGTCGTCGCCTTCGGGCGTCTGATTGCCGGCATGTTGTACGCGGTCAGCCCGGTCGATCCGCTGACGCTCGTGCTCGCCCCGACACTTCTGCTCGCCATTGCCGCGCTTGCCTGCTACGTCCCGGCTCGCCGGGCCACACGCGTGGACCCGATCGTGGCGTTGCGGACCGAGTAG
- a CDS encoding VOC family protein codes for MRIHLASVPVDDQRKALRFYTETLGFQLKHNIPLGEHAWITVVSEEAPEGTQLVLEPDAHPAVRPFKRALVEDGIPWTSFAVDDVEAEHERLLARGVRFVQPPTDLGTVIVAVFDDSCGNLIQIAEEK; via the coding sequence ATGAGAATTCACCTGGCCAGCGTCCCGGTAGACGACCAACGGAAGGCACTTCGCTTCTACACGGAAACGCTTGGCTTCCAGTTGAAGCACAACATTCCCCTGGGAGAGCACGCCTGGATCACTGTGGTATCCGAGGAGGCTCCGGAGGGGACACAGTTGGTGCTCGAGCCCGATGCCCATCCCGCGGTGCGTCCGTTCAAGAGAGCGCTCGTAGAGGACGGTATCCCCTGGACCTCCTTCGCGGTCGACGACGTCGAAGCCGAACACGAGCGTCTCCTGGCAAGAGGTGTGCGATTCGTACAGCCGCCAACAGACCTCGGGACTGTTATTGTCGCGGTATTCGACGATTCGTGCGGCAACTTGATCCAGATTGCAGAGGAGAAGTGA
- a CDS encoding helix-turn-helix transcriptional regulator: MPDNVLVDVYRAIADPTRRAILDELVDRSGQSLFELCARLTMKHGINSSRQAITQHLDVLEAAGLISTRREGRSKLHWFEGGPLKAITERWPISTDEREFER; this comes from the coding sequence TTGCCTGATAATGTTCTTGTGGACGTGTATCGCGCGATCGCTGACCCTACCCGGCGGGCCATCCTGGACGAACTTGTCGATCGGTCAGGCCAGTCGCTCTTCGAACTCTGCGCACGCCTGACCATGAAACACGGCATCAACTCCTCACGGCAGGCGATCACGCAGCACCTGGACGTCCTGGAGGCCGCCGGGCTGATTAGCACGAGGCGCGAGGGAAGGTCGAAGCTCCATTGGTTCGAGGGCGGCCCGCTGAAGGCCATCACGGAGCGTTGGCCGATCTCGACAGATGAAAGGGAGTTTGAAAGATGA